In the Thermodesulfobacteriota bacterium genome, TTCAGCGTCCCGACCGTTTCCGGCGGGATCGAGAACACCTCCCGGAGCCGCTCCTCCCTTCCCCGCCCCTCCACGGGATCGATCCCCAGGAACGCGTGGTACACCCCCGGGACGGTCCGCAGCAGCGGCGACTGGATGAAATACGGAAGCGGTCTCATAGCGCGGCCTCCACCGCGGCCCGGAACTCGCCGAACTCCGGCGGATCCGGAACCGTGAAGCTGAGCCGCTCCCCGGTCACCGGGTGCGTGAAGCCGAGCCGGAACGCGTGGAGGAAGAAGCGCGATACCGTCACGGTGCGCGCCAGCGCACCCCTGCCCAGGACGATCTTCCGCGGCCTGCCGTAGACATCGTCGCCGACGATCGGGCAGCGCAGGTGTGCGCAGTGGACCCGGACCTGGTGGGTGCGCCCCGTCTCGAGACGGAACTCGAGGAGCGAGAACGGACCGAAGGAGGCCAGCCGGCGGTACCGTGTGACGGCGAGCCGCCCGCCCGAAGGGAGGACCGCCATCTTCTTCCGGTGGACCGGGTGCCTGCCGATCCGCGTGCTCACGACCCCTTCCGCCGCCGGGGGGGCCCCGAAGACGATCCCGTGGTATCCCCGATCCATCGCGTGGGCGGAAAGCTGCGCCGACAGCCCGCCATGGGCGGCGTCGGTCTTCGCGACGACGAGGATCCCGGAAGTGTCGCGGTCGAGACGGTGGACGATCCCCGGCCGCTGGACGCCGCCGATGCCGGAGAGCGAGTCGGCGCGCGACAGCAGGGCGTTCACGAGCGTCCCCCCGGAATGGCCCGGCGCCGGGTGGACCACCATCCCGGCGGGTTTCTCGACCACCAGCAGGTGG is a window encoding:
- a CDS encoding RluA family pseudouridine synthase: MPGLSPGAFRLTVPAGAAGERLDRYLPAALSGLSRAGAQRLIGEGNVLLSGAVPRPSHRLSGGEILEVTVPPPAPLALEPEEHSLAILHEDAHLLVVEKPAGMVVHPAPGHSGGTLVNALLSRADSLSGIGGVQRPGIVHRLDRDTSGILVVAKTDAAHGGLSAQLSAHAMDRGYHGIVFGAPPAAEGVVSTRIGRHPVHRKKMAVLPSGGRLAVTRYRRLASFGPFSLLEFRLETGRTHQVRVHCAHLRCPIVGDDVYGRPRKIVLGRGALARTVTVSRFFLHAFRLGFTHPVTGERLSFTVPDPPEFGEFRAAVEAAL